Genomic window (Capricornis sumatraensis isolate serow.1 chromosome 1, serow.2, whole genome shotgun sequence):
TATCCCCAAGGAGAGGATGATTTGCTACATCATCAAATAACAGCATGGCAGGTCAGGAGGTCAGCTATCAAAATGAGAATTAGGATACATAATATACACAAGcttgttcactgcagcatgggTGGTAGTCGCAAAACACTGGAAAGCCCAGAATATACCTAGTTACGGGGTTCTGTTACACGTATTTTGACACACCCACACATTGGCTTGTTAAGCATCTTTAAAAATGAGGTAGATCCATATGCGCTGACGTGAACAGGTGTTCACAACAGCAATACCAAGTGACGGCGGGGGCGGTGCCGAGCAGTAGGCATAGTACAGTCCCAACTCTGCTTGTGAGTTCTGGCCTCACACGATGACTGCAAAATTAAACACCACACTTGCCAAAGGAAACCTCCTCAGTGGTGTGGGGAGAATGGAAAACttggatcaggaggatcccctggaggaggaaatggcaacccactccaggattcttgcctggaaaattccatggacagaggagcctggccggctatagtccatgggctcacaaaagagtcaggcacgactgagcaactgagctcccacacacatacgcacacttCTTATTCTACATTCTTCTctgttgtttgaatttttttaacaAGCTTGACctacatggttttaaaaaatagtataaaatgGTAATCAGAAAGTCTTCAGGAAAAATGTTTTTGATATGACATTTGTGAAAAAGCAGACACAAAACATATGTATAATACAACTGGAACATATGTCTACATGAAGGATAACACCCCTTTAGGGGATAATTTGGAAACAGCGGTCAAAATTCAAATGTGTATCCCTTCAACCCAGCAACTCTGCTGCCAGGAATTTATCCTTCACATACACCAGCAAGTGATCTATGTACAAGGTAACTAATGAGAGCATTGGCTATAATAGCAAAATATCAGGAAAAAACCTAAATACCTCTCAATACCGTccgcttgtgctcagttgcttcagtcatctccaactctttgcaactctatggactgtagtctgacaggctcctctgtccatgggattctccaggcaagaatactggagtgggttgccatgccctcctccaggggatcttcccaacccagggatcaaatctctgtctcctgtgtcttctgccttgcaggcagattctttgctgctgagccaccagggaagcccacccttcAATAGAGGGGTAGTTAAATTAGTTATAGGTACACAACACACAATGGAAAACTAGGTAGCTAGTAAAAGAAGGttaaagaaattcttttttagatatgaaaaaaatctataatatGTATAAAGTGAAAAAAGACTTTATAGATCCAGAAGATCTATAAAAAGACCCAGAACAGTGCACAGAGTATGCTACCATTTGtgctaaaaagaagaaaaatatataataacttATTCCCATTCACTTGTAAATGCACTGGGAAGTTTTCAGAAAGATATACAAAGAGCTAACCTTTATGGGGGAGTGGATAGGAATGACATggatgaagaagaggaggaggtagCCAATTCCAAATCCTTctcatattttttgaaatatatatgtaccaaatattcaaaattatatttaaaaactaaaaatctcTACACAAATGTCACTAGCAGTGTCTGTATGGCAGAATCATGGGATGTGGGgtttcattttgcttctcttcattttagGTTTGTAGACCACAGaaactttaagggaaaaaaaattaaagaggattcTATAGATGTCCTATCAGGCCCCTCCCAGCTGAGAGCTGCACTACACAGTGGGTACCCCTCACAAGCTCTGAGCTTCAGGGGCCCCAGCGCCTAACCTACACTGGCCCAATTCACAGGCAGCAGCCACCTGGTCAACCAGCTTTGCAAAGTCTGTCCTCAGGCCTCGGAAGCTTTCAGGGGAAGTGTGCCAGACAGCTGCCAAGGGACCCCCACCCAGCCCGAGGGTGGACTTTCACCTCCGGGTTGGGGTGGGGATTAGAATACAGCACACTTTCACCACAGGAACCCATGCAGCCTGTGGGAGCAGGTCAGGGAAACCAAGGGGAGACTCAGAGCCAGAGGAAGCAGCAGGCGCCGTGCACCCCTAGGAGGGACAGGCAAGCTGCCTTACCTTGCACCTTGACACATTCTGTCCGGCTGAAGGCACTGTGCCGCCCGATGGCCTTCACGAACGTCCGGGCCTTCACACAGTATGCCGCCCCAGGCTCCACCGTCTCCAGGTACACGGGAAGGACCCCGGGCCTCACCACTTTGACGTGTTCCTTTAGGAAACCAGAGAACAGTCACACCCTGAGCGAAGCAGGccaggaaagggagaggaggagggaaggaaagctgTCAATGTTTCCTTTCCAGCATGCACACAGAATGTTCctctcattctttcattcattcattcactttttaaaaattactcatttatttagcaattcatttagcacctactgtgtgccaggcacagctGTAGGCACTGAACAAAACAGGGACACCTGGCACTGAACAGAACAAAAAGTTCCTGCCCTCACGGAGCTTATGCCATATATGAGAAAGCAGGACCATTGACAACACACATCAGGTGGTGACGAGGGTTACGAGGAATCGTGGAGCAGGACAAGCACGTAGAGAGTAACGAGGAGGCACCAACAGAGGGGCTCGGGGAGGCCTCTCTGACAGGCTCATACTTGGACAGAAAGCTGACTGGGTGCTTGGCCTGGCCACGACTTCCAGAGGGTCAGTGAAGAGGAGTACTGTAGCCAGTGGGCAGTGCCTCCTCAAGCATCCACCCATCcactgtctgtccatccatctgcACAGCCCTCCACCTCTGCCACCCCCTGAGACCTGCGGAGGCTTGTCTGGGCCAAGCCCAGGTGACTCAGGGCAGGTGCTCCTCTCCCAAAGAACCTGAGGGACCTGCCTGGTGCCTGCAGCCCAGGCCCCGATCTGCTCCCACACGACTGCATCCGCCCGACTCGCAGTGCCAGGCCCTACCACTGGGCCCTGACCCAGCAGGAGTAAATGCTAGGAACCATGGCTACTCCCCTTCCAGGGGAGTGTGGTGGAGCACATGTCCTGGCATTAGCTCAGGGGTACCCTTGGCCGGAGAAGGGTCTATCAAAGGCCAGCGAGCATCTGGCAACCCCTACGCTTGGCCTGATAAAATCAGCAGGACCAGTCAGATTTCTTGGCCTGGGAACTGGTATTGAGGAACTGAATACCTGCAGCCAGAAGAAGGGACCAAGGGGAGAGGACACGGTGAGGGGAGTCAGTCGCAACCATGGGCACTCACAGGAAGGAGTGATGAGGGGTCGGGGCAAGCTGGGGCGAGGGCCATGGACAGAGTGCATAGAGAGGACCCCCAGGGGGAAGCAAGGGCTTTCCAGGCAGACGGGGGCCTCTGGGTGAGTAAGGCTGTGCAGCAGCCTGGCTCTGGGCCTGCTCCAGTCATGGATTCTGTGAGAGCCCCCGACAGCACCATGTTAATCCTTGtgacagggcttctctggtaaagaatcctcctgccaatgcaggaaacacaagttcgatccctgggtcagaaagatcccctggagaaggaaatgacaacccactccagtgttcttgcctgggaaatcgcatggacagaggaacctgacctGATGGGCTGTattccctggggtcgcagagagtcagacacaactgagtgactaaacaacaacgatcCTTGTGACAGAGCCTACTTTTCCTTGTACTGATTTGAGTGGGTTTTATCACCGTTTCAGCTTGGACAGGGCTCCACGGGTGCACCCACACTTCATGCCTTCTGCTGCTGCAGCTCAGCCACTCCCACCCAGCCTGGCCTGCAGCACCCACCCCACAGGGAGGGGCCGTGCCCCATCTAGGCATTCTGGGTGGCCCATTGGCTCATAATTAGGGTTGTTTATAAGTTAGCTCCTGGCTCTCTGCCCCTAATTCTGCACTCAGCCCAGATACACGCCCTCAAGAAGCTGGGACTGGCCTCATATACTTATGAAATCATCCAATTGATCTGGAACAGCCCTGTCTGCTGCCCCTAAACAGCGGGAAGAATGGCTGAGAAGACACGCTGATGGGAGAGAAGAAATGCATTGCACAGGTATTGTGGATCCAACTATGACAGAGTTTAAGGCAAGGAGGTAGCTTCCCTACTTCAGTGAATATGTCCTAAGACGGCTCCCAGCCAAAGTCTGGGTGGGACCAAGGCAGTCCATTGAGTTTGACGCTGCCAGCATTGTCAGCCTACACCCATCTCTGTGTTCCCTAATTTCACCCAGGCCTGCTCATCCTCTGGCCACCACAGACAGCAGGCACTGCAGGGGCCAGCCTTCCTCATCCAGCTCTCAGAGCTTCTTCAAGTCTGACTCAAAGGTCCCGGCTGGAAGTCTCACCTTGGCACCGggctcccttctccagtagaacACAAAGAACTCAAAATGGGGCCCTAGATCTTCCAGCTTAATAAGCAGGTGGAAGCCGTCCATGGTGATCTCCATCCCAGGCGGGGTGAGGATGGCTGTTGGCAAGACAAGGGGAGAGTCAAAGCCAGTCCCAGACAAGACTGATTTCTGTCCAGGGAGACCATGACCAAACCATCAGTGGAAACACGCCAGGCTCATGGGAGGGGAGGGGTTTTGATGTGGCTTCACAGCATGCAGAAGCAAGCACTGTactcagcaggtgctcaataaactcTTTGTGAATGATGagcaaatgaaaaaagcaaacaacaaccATGTAGTACAATTCACATAGATCAGTGATATATACCGTCTGCTGCTAACTTTCAAACATCACCAGATCAGCAGCCTGTGGATGGGTTGGCCTTTCTATTCCCAGTCCAAGAGGTCTTCATCTCATAGCCTTATGGGATTGTTGGAAAGTCAGAGGGTTTTACAAATTCCAAGAATCAGCTCTAGTAATTACAGCCTAAGCACAAACACCATCCTTCATGTTATTGGATCCGAAACAGAGAGACCCCACCGGCCCCATGGATACTTACCACTTAGTAGACCAGAAACCAAAGGGCCCACACAGTCTTCAGTCCCTGCCTACTGACGATGGATCCAGACCTTCCCCTCAGATCCAGACACTGCAAGACCGGAAGGGCCGCCCTAATTGTGGTCTGTGGCTTGGGAGTGTGTTCTGGCTAAACCTCCTGCACTGGGGTCAGGAGACACTCAACAGAAAGGCAATTCTTACAGGGAGTTTTCAGAGAACAAAGTATTTCCTGGCATCTAAAGAGCTGCCTGGAAAGGGGACAGGAGGACCTGGGAAGTCAGGGGCCAACTGTACAAAACATACCCAGATCAGAGGCTTCTTATGAGCACACAGCACCACTAGAATTGCCTCTGAAACACCTCCAGTAAGAAAGGAATGTTTGACTCCTCCACTTTTAAGATAAACGTGATTAGAATTGGATCCCCTTATCTCCATCTATGTAGAGAATATAATTAGACAAAATGACCACATGTCATTTCAGTTCAGATGATTTTCTGACAATGTTGGGGCAGGAACTTCTCTCCTATGTACTCTACAtactcatctcatttaatccaacCAGCAAACTTCAGAAAGTAAATACTACTCCTACTTGCAGATGACATAGCAgagcctcagagaggttaagtgatatTCCCAGAGTCCCGCAGTGAATGGCCAGACTTTGAGCTCATGTCTTTCCACGTTTCTAGACTCTGTTGTGTGGGGTGATTTTTAACTCCCAAGGAACAGGATGCACTTCGATCACTTAAATCAGACTCTAGGGATGGGTCCCGGAGATCAGGGGTTCTAAAGCTCTCCTGTGACTTGGATTTGCATTGAGGTTAAGAACCTCTGCTCTCAACAGGCTTCCCTTTAAGAACAGGGGATCCTTTCCAAGACAGCCTTAAAACCAGATTTTTCATGTCGGAGGAGAAGTTGGGGTGGGGCTTTACAAAGGCCAAAAAGCAGACGTCATGCCCTgaggagtctcagtttcctcccaGCTCTGCAGCTGGGTCCACCTGTATGAGGACCCTCGTCCTCTGCTTCTGGGGCAGGTACGGAGACACTTTTCCTCAGCTCCTCGGCAGCCAGCCCTTTTCCTGTTTATACTGACCTTCTCAAGCACAAGTTGCTACTGCACACACCCACCCTCAGAGCTGTGTAGACACTTCCTTATCTCCAAATGCCCCATGCCTGCCTTTCCAACAGCTGCCAGCCTCCAGCAATGATCTTGGCTGGAACCCTGTGCTTCCAGGAGCCAGAGGGAGGTGGTGCTGGTGCTGCCCAGGCACTGTGGGTGGAGGCAGAGCTACAGCAGCCTTGGTGCCCCTCCGGctcccccagggcctggcactgGGATCCCACTGCTTCCACCATGTCCTGCCAGTGCCATGGGAGAGAGGGCAGGCAGAGGAGCCCACATCCTGCACCAAAATTCCTACTGGCATCCATTCcaaaaggacttccctgtagctcaaacggtaaagaaactgcctgtgatgcaggagaccagggttcgatccctgagtcaggaagatcctctggagaagggaatggcaatccaccccagtattctggcctggagaattccatggacagagaagcctggtgggctacagttcgtggggtcacaaagagttggacacgactgagcgactaacacacacacacatccattccAATGGTCCCACTCCCGCCCCCCCagctcttcccttcttcctctgctTGCTGGCTCTCAACTCTGGGCATATCCCtagggtaataataataatacaaatagcTGAGTGCTGTTACAAGGCAGCACTGCCCTGAGCATTTACACTTTTCATCTCACCCCCAACCACCCACTGAGGCAAGCCATTGCCCCTCTCACTCAAGCGGCTGAGCCGGGATTTGAACCCCGTCTGTCTGACTCTGGAGGACCAAGTTCTCTCTCAGATCTACCTTCACCTTCCTCAACCTCCTCCAGCAGGGGCTCCCTCACCTTCTAGCCCTCCTGGTTTCTGCCAACCCCCATGCTCCTCAGGAAGCTCTGCCTCACTCCATTAATTTAGAGGCCGCCCCGACCTCCCTGTGTCCTCATTCCCAGCAGAGGGTCACCTGTCACCCAGAGAATACAGGTTCCCGAAGACCTTTCATTTGCCTCTCCTGTGTGTCCCAGGGGGTCACATCATCGCCCACAGCTGTCTTTCCACCTCCATTCAATCCCCGAGTCGGCAGCCTGCCCAACAtcctccctcctcctgctccatGAGACCACTTTCAAGAGGACCTATTTGGGGGCCTCCCTCAGGCCCAGCAGCAGCTCATCTGTTCTCCCTTCTCTGACTCTCTCCCTGTCCAGCACTACTGGTACCCTCCCCTCCATTCTCTTTAAACCCTAGGTTTCCCAGAATCCTAGCCTGGTTCTATTTGTCCTCATATCTTGTCCCTGGACACCCTCACCTGCTCTCAGGCCGTTAgctattaatttcattttgtgtGTCTGTGACCTGTCTGAGTCCCAGGGCCTGATTCCCAACTGCTAATCAGACATCCATGGGATGATGTCTGATAGGAATCTCAACCTCAAAGAGCCCAAAGCCAGCAGCATCTCTTATTCCTCAGACCAGCCACTCCTCCTGGGTTCTCTTCCTTGGATGGCATTCCTACTGACCCCATCTGGAAGCTGGgtgccatcaccatctcccccaACTCTGTCTCATGGGAACTGGTCACCGAGCTCGGTCCCTTCTAACTCAACCAAGTCTCTGGAATTTGTCCTCTCCTTCCCatgcccccccccgccccctctaGGATCACGATCCACCCTGGTTCAGCTGGAATGTTACAGCCCTCTCTTCACTCTTCCCATGGCCTGCAGGTCTGTCCTACTCCAGCTCACTTTCCACACCACAGCGAGAGCGATTGTCCTGTACACAGACCTGGACCAGGTCCCCTCCTCTTCCACGACGCTCCTCTACTGATCTGATGAGGCTTCATGTAGAAGCCCTGCACCATGAGAGCAGCTGCTTCCTCCCCCCCAGCCATCCAGACCCTGCTCCTGCTCTTTCCCCTCACTCCCTGCTACACACTGGGCATTGTTTGCACTCTGCCATTTTGGTCACCAATCCAGATTCTTCGCTTACTTCTTTCGCAATATGTTTGCCAGGTTCCATTGCTATAGAAAAGTTATTTATTTCCAAAGGGCTGTTTTTGGTCACTCTGGTCATGTATAGACCCTATTGCCAAAGAAGATGCTCACACAGGCATCAAAGATGGGGACAGTGAGGCCTCAGATGGAAGGCAGTGTTAAGAGTTAACGTTGTGTGATCACGGTAGGGAGAGGCCATCTCAGTGCCTCTACCCACTTCCAGAGCACTTTTCCTTCCGGAGACAGTCAGGAATAACTTCCAAAGTCTCATTTCAAAATGAGAGAGAGGAAGCAGCTGGCAATGTTTTCAACAGACCAGTTAGGGTTGTCTATGTTTGTAGCATTCTGACTTCGTAAGACTCATTCGACGCTGAAAAGAATCCCAACAGTCTCAGTGAGCACGGCTGCTGAAGGGGAGGCTGCTGAAGGGGAGgctgctggggggcgggggagtaAGGAGAGAAGGGCCTTACTTGAGTTCTGGTTAAAGCGGTGCTTCAGAGTGCTCCAGGCCGAGGTCAGTGAGCCCAGGGTGGCCCTGACCCGGAGGCTGTATGACACAGTAGCAGTGATGTCCTCCGTGATGTCACACTCAGGCCTCTGAGTGGGTGAGCACCAGCTGCTGGGGATCCAGATGTGGCTTGTGTACAGGCTCTCATACTCCCTGGCCAAAGAGAGGAGGGGACAGCGGTCACACCAGGCCCTTCCATCCTGGCTCAATGACAGTTTCAAGTAACCGCCTCCTCCGCTAACTTTTTACGGGAAAACAAGTATTTGCTCCACATTCCgttcctcccttctcctctgtcACCAACCATCCCTTCTTCCTGACTCCAAAGACAAGGGAGACCCAGGCATCAATCCCGCTCTGTCCTAGTCTCTCCATCTGCACGGTCACCACCCTAGTCTCAGCGACTGTCACCCCTTGCCTTGCTGTGTCTCCGGACAGATTTTCCTACTTCCCTTCCTGCCAGTCTTCAAACCTTTTGTCACTCAGCAGAGCAGAGCATTTCCTTAGTGACTTCCAAAGAGCCTAGAATGGAATGCATACTCTACCCCGGCCTACGAGACTCTCTGGCCTTCTTGCTCTGCCCCTAAAGGCGATGCTCCCTCCACACGGGCCTCCTCACCATTCCTCCTGGCTGGCAGGTGCTTGCTGTGTCTCAGTGCCCTGCCCCTGCATTCACACAGGTTGCCCGCTCCTGTCCTTCAGATATTGGCTTAAATATCACATCCTCAGACAGACCTTCCCTAACCATCAGATAAAAAGCTGCCACAGAGCCAACTCACTGTTGGCTTTTAGCTCCCTCCTAGAACTGATTTCTATCTGAACTTACCTACAGCAGTGCTGCCTGATAGAACTTCCGGTGATAGTGAAAACCTTCTGTATTCGTGTTGTTTTATATGGTAGCCGGTAGCCACAGATGGCTATTAAGAACTTGAAATGTGGCTCATATGGCTAGGAAACAGACTTTTGAATTTAAATTTGATTAATTTAAGTATAAATAGCTGTCCGTGTCTAGTGGCTACCACGTTGGACAGTGCAGACCTGGTGTACATATTTCTTTAAGTTTTTACTGTCTCCTCCTCTAAATGTAATCTTCTTCTGCCTGGAAACTTTGTGGTCTGTACCCCTGAGCCTAGGAGAATGTCTACGCATGTAGCTGCTTGGTTCGTATGAATTGTTAATGAGCTTTACTGAGTACCTTCTGCATCCCTGTCACTCCTTGACAGCTCTGAGGGCCTGGACACCTGGAGAAGGACGAGCTGACCTATAGGGTCACAGTTTGTTTTGGCTTCTGGGGGCAAGCGTACTGTCAGGAAAACTGAGGTCTCCCCGACCCCTAAAATATACGAGTCTCCAAATAATTTCTCTTCCTCAAGTCAAAGGCAAACTCATTTCATCTTAAGATTTTCTTCAGCTATAGACAACTGACTCACTGTTGGAAAGAAACTTCACGAAAATGTGTTTATATACGTTTGCGTTCTCAGAGAGTTCACTGTCAAATCCATGGGACAACTTCCCTTGTTGCTTCAATTCTCTTAGGGCCCATGAAGACAGAGGAGGTAGATCATAGAAAATCATCTTTCTCTGGGCTCACAAAGCCTTCTTGAGCTCTGGAATGAGGGCTGTGCCTCCAGGAATCAACTACTGCCTAAAggagagaaactaaaaaaaaaaaaacacagcaacaacaacaaacgcTCACCCCTGGTACTCAACAGAATAGTGTATTATTTCTTCAGGCACCATCACTGGGCTCCACGTCAAGACATGCTTCATGTTGGTTGATTGCATAGAGAGGTTCTGAGGGGCAGGTAGAACAGCCACTCCATCTGGGACCAAGGAGACAGACAAGCTGACGAGGTGAGTTCACCTCAGGAAATGCCACAGCTTCAGGTTAGCTGCTAATGGAAAGTCAAACATGCTTAGGAACTAGtcagtcatcagttcagtcgctcagtcgtgtctgactctttgcgaccccatgaaccacagcacgccaggcctccctgtccatcaccaactcctggagttcactcaaactcacatccatcgagtcagtgattccatccagccatttcatcctctgtcatgcccttctcctcccatcctcgatctttcccagcatcggggtcttttcaaatgagtcagctcttcgtatcaggtggccaaagtattggagtttcagcttcaacatcagtccttcaatgaacacccaggactgatctcctttaggatggactggttggaactggAAACAACTCTAATATTACCATATTTGTGTTCACACGCTAAATGTTGCTATCATCATTGTAATTCTCCCTTTGGTGATAGAATAGCATATTAACACTAATAATAATATGTATGTGGGTGCTTAGTTGtgacccactctttgtgaccctatggaatataacctgccaggctcctctgtccatgagattttccaggcaagaatactggagtgggttgccatgccctcctccatggggatcttcctgacccaaggatcaaacccacatcccctgcatttcctgcattgcaggctgaatctttaccactgagccatctggaaaacccagttaatattaataataatagctaacattattGACATTAATAATGGTTACTATTttgggtcacctgatgcaaacagtcagctcattggaaaagtccctgatactgggaaagattgaaggcagaaggagaaaagggcatcagaagatgagatggctggatggcatcactgatgcaatgaacatgaacttgggcaaacttcaggagatggtgagagacagggagacctggcgtgctgcagtccatggggtcgcaaagagtcggacatgaatgggcgactgaacaacaacaatattactGAGCACTTACCAAACTCTATCTATGCCGTGTGCTCGGTTATCAcatgattatctcatttaattctcatgaccATACTGGGATGTAAGGACCATCAGTTTCTCTGTTGTACAAGTGAGAAAAGCTGAAGCACATTATATACAACCCTTGTGTCACACTGGCCGCGATGCAGGCCTGGACTTTGCTTGGACTTTGCCCCTGACTTTGTGACCGTAAACACATTGTGTAAACCTGAGCTCCCCACCTCTACATGGCAAACCCATATCGGCTCCTGCCAGCTTCTCATCACCACCGTCTCTTGCTACTGCCATCCTCAGGTATCAAAGCAATTCCTCTGTGTCTCCAAAATGGCCAAATGGGGCACAGCTGCTATTTGGGAAGTGCAGGCTCAGGTCTGCCATGGAAGGAGTCCAGTACAGAAGGGCACCAAGCCAGTTTGGAGACTCCACCCCAGACAGCCTGCAGGCCTCTGAGCCAGACGAGACTCAAGCATCTGCTCACACAGCTGTGTACCCAGAGTGTGCACACAGTGGGTCTACAGCTTGCACACAGAATCAAAGCTGATTTGTGATTCTTGTGATTCTTCGCAGAATCATCTGTGAAGCTGATCCCTTATAAGGATTTCGCAGCCCCAGTCCGGACCTTCTACTGTGGTCTTCCCCTCTGACTTTTACACACTCCTCTTTTAATGCCCAACACCTGCCTCCTTTCGCTGTTACAGTTGCAGTGATAACATCAACAGCACAGTGTGTATGAGGCTGGGATCCTCGCCTGGGACTTTtcacctctgtgtctgtctccaaATTGGCACCTGCTGTTCGTTATCAAGTCCTGTAACCATGAGGGGATGGGGGCTGCCAGGAACATCCCACTTAGTGCCCTTGTGGGCACTAATGTAGGACCCTGGTGATGCAGCCCAATCTCACTCTCAGCATCCAGGGCTTGGCCTGTGAGGAAACACCTGGGGTGCCCTCAAGGGAGgcttcctgccctccccacccttaTACGTGTCATCACCcaagggaagaaagggaaaagagccAGCTGCAGTAAGATAGCACAGGAGGGCAGGGCGTAGTCCCCTCTGACATGCTTCCTCTGGTGAAGCAGACAAAACATTTCTCTAGTCAGATATGTGgggattttaaaactataaacatAAAGCTTGAATTCATAATTCTAAAACTCTCAAAAATGAAATCTCCTGGACCAGATAATTATACTGGAGAAT
Coding sequences:
- the IL20RB gene encoding interleukin-20 receptor subunit beta, which translates into the protein MILEEIKTSLTMWFSYALIPCLFVDGVAVLPAPQNLSMQSTNMKHVLTWSPVMVPEEIIHYSVEYQGEYESLYTSHIWIPSSWCSPTQRPECDITEDITATVSYSLRVRATLGSLTSAWSTLKHRFNQNSTILTPPGMEITMDGFHLLIKLEDLGPHFEFFVFYWRREPGAKEHVKVVRPGVLPVYLETVEPGAAYCVKARTFVKAIGRHSAFSRTECVKVQGEALPLALALLAFVGFVLILVVVLLSVWKMGRLLQHSCCPVVMLPDTLKITNSPQKLISCRKEEVEACVTSGLSSEELLKAWI